Proteins encoded within one genomic window of Candidatus Syntrophocurvum alkaliphilum:
- a CDS encoding TVP38/TMEM64 family protein: MGVDINILTEYINSFGFYAPAIAFILFTCQAIFPVFPFIILAATGGILFGAKVGFLLAWLGALLGASIAFWCCRMWGTTKYIKLLESRYGYNFQTTDASIAFLTVILIRVFPVVPTPLINIGAALGGMSFKSFFFSSAIGKIPTAFLYTTLGLSLFNTQDLRYAFTIIGAILVLLVVGKYIVKKNTLRSLTK; this comes from the coding sequence GTGGGTGTTGATATAAATATTTTAACTGAATATATCAATAGCTTTGGTTTTTATGCACCAGCCATAGCTTTTATTCTATTCACATGCCAGGCTATTTTCCCAGTTTTTCCATTTATAATATTAGCAGCTACTGGTGGTATATTATTTGGTGCTAAAGTAGGATTTTTACTCGCTTGGTTAGGAGCATTATTGGGGGCATCAATTGCTTTCTGGTGTTGTAGGATGTGGGGCACAACAAAATATATAAAACTTCTTGAATCTCGTTATGGATATAACTTTCAAACTACTGATGCAAGTATTGCTTTTTTAACTGTAATACTTATAAGAGTTTTTCCAGTTGTACCAACACCTCTTATAAATATTGGTGCAGCATTAGGAGGTATGTCTTTTAAAAGTTTTTTCTTTTCTTCAGCTATCGGTAAGATTCCCACTGCATTTTTATATACTACACTAGGTTTATCCTTATTTAACACTCAGGATTTAAGATATGCTTTTACTATAATTGGAGCAATATTAGTTTTATTAGTTGTTGGTAAATATATTGTCAAAAAGAACACCTTAAGAAGTTTGACTAAATAA